A genomic window from Triticum urartu cultivar G1812 chromosome 7, Tu2.1, whole genome shotgun sequence includes:
- the LOC125522032 gene encoding 7-deoxyloganetin glucosyltransferase-like, which produces MDTAGPAGEKPHTVCLPFPTQGHITPMMKLAKLLHCKGFHITFVATEYNHRRLIRSRGPSAAAGLPGFAFATIPDGLPSSQADATQDPASLAYSTMTTCLPHLRNLLAGLNSTSGMPPVTCIVADNLMSFAVDAARELGVPAVLLWTASACGYMGYRNFRLLIDQGIIPLKDEEQLTNGFMDMPVDWAPGMSKHMRLKDFPTILRTTDRDDTALNFKLHHVERTEIADAVIINTMDELEQPALDAMRAIIPAIYTIGPLNSLTDQIVPFMDPLHKVSSSLWKEDHTCLQWLDGRKPRSVVYMNFGSVTVMSNHELVEFAWGLANSGQDFLWIIRPDIVKSEAAVLPPEFLEATKDRGLMASWCDQEAVLRHDAVCVFLTHCGWNSTVEGLCGGVPMLCWPFFAEQQTNGRYKCLEWGVGMEIGDNVRREVVMKRIKEAVGGEKGREMKKRAAEWREVAIRSKETSSNNLDSLINDVLLSGKKNS; this is translated from the exons ATGGACACCGCTGGACCAGCCGGCGAGAAGCCGCATACCGTGTGCCTGCCGTTCCCGACCCAGGGACACATCACGCCGATGATGAAGCTGGCCAAGCTCCTCCACTGCAAGGGCTTCCACATCACCTTTGTCGCCACCGAGTACAACCACCGCCGCCTCATCCGCTCCCGCGGCCCGAGCGCCGCCGCGGGCCTCCCCGGCTTCGCCTTCGCCACCATCCCGGACGGCCTGCCCTCGTCACAAGCGGACGCCACGCAGGACCCGGCGTCCCTCGCCTACTCCACCATGACCACCTGCCTCCCCCACTTGAGGAACCTACTTGCTGGCCTCAACAGCACATCCGGGATGCCGCCGGTCACGTGCATCGTGGCAGACAACCTCATGAGTTTCGCCGTGGACGCCGCGAGGGAGCTCGGCGTGCCGGCCGTGCTGCTCTGGACGGCCAGCGCCTGCGGCTACATGGGCTACCGCAACTTCCGCCTTCTCATCGACCAGGGCATCATTCCCCTCAAAG ATGAAGAGCAACTGACAAACGGGTTCATGGACATGCCGGTGGACTGGGCGCCAGGGATGAGCAAGCACATGCGGTTGAAAGACTTCCCAACCATTCTCCGCACGACGGACCGCGACGACACTGCGCTGAACTTCAAGCTACACCATGTGGAGCGCACCGAGATAGCGGACGCCGTCATCATCAACACCATGGACGAGCTCGAGCAACCGGCGCTCGACGCGATGCGCGCCATCATACCGGCAATCTACACCATCGGTCCGCTCAACTCCCTCACCGACCAAATCGTCCCCTTCATGGACCCCCTGCACAAGGTAAGCTCCAGCCTCTGGAAAGAAGACCACACCTGCCTGCAGTGGCTCGACGGCAGGAAGCCCCGTTCCGTGGTGTACATGAACTTCGGGAGTGTAACCGTCATGAGCAATCATGAGCTGGTAGAGTTCGCGTGGGGGCTGGCCAACAGCGGCCAGGACTTCCTTTGGATCATCAGGCCGGACATCGTGAAGAGCGAGGCCGCCGTGCTGCCCCCTGAGTTCTTGGAGGCCACCAAAGACAGAGGCCTCATGGCGAGCTGGTGCGACCAAGAGGCGGTGCTGAGGCACGATGCCGTTTGTGTGTTCTTGACGCACTGCGGGTGGAACTCGACTGTCGAGGGCCTCTGCGGTGGTGTACCGATGCTGTGTTGGCCGTTCTTCGCCGAGCAGCAGACCAACGGCCGGTACAAGTGTCTCGAGTGGGGGGTGGGCATGGAGATCGGTGACAACGTGCGGCGGGAGGTGGTCATGAAGAGGATCAAGGAGGCAGTGGGCGGGGAGAAGGGTAGGGAGATGAAGAAGAGAGCGGCCGAGTGGAGGGAGGTGGCTATTCGGTCCAAGGAGACGTCGTCGAATAATCTTGATTCACTCATCAATGATGTGTTACTATCCGGTAAAAAAAACAGTTAG